CTGTCGCCCGTCGTGGCACGGAACGCGCCCCGGCGCAGGCCGCCGCCGTCGTGCGGCGCCTTGGCCCACATCCGGGCCCATTCAAAAGAGCGCAAACGCTCGTCTCAGGAGGAGTACGCCATGCAAGGTTCCAAGGTACGTCGCAACCTGCTGTCGCTCGCCGTCGCCGCCGTTTCCGTCACCGCCATCGGCGCGGCCACCGCCGCCGATCAGGTCGATTCCGAATTGAAGTTCGCCATGCAGCGCGATCTGGGGGTGATGCCCGGTCAGCTGTCGCAATACCTGAAGGTCGAGCGCATCGCCGAGCAGCAGGCCGGCGCGGCCCAGCGCCGTTTCGGCGCGGGCTATGCGGGCAGCTGGATCGAGCGCAAGGCCGACGGTTCGTTCGGTTTCGTGGTCGCCACCGCCGGCGCCCAGGCCGACGCGGTGCCGGGCGCCGAAGTGCGCCGCGTGCGTTACAGCCTGCGCCAGCTGCAGGCCGCGATGGACCAGCTCGACGGCAACGGTCGCGGCCGCGTGCTCGGCATCAGCAAGGCCTACAGCGGCGTGCATTCCTGGCACGTGGATCCGCAGAGCAATTCGGTGGTGGTCTCGGTCGCGCCGGGCGCCAGCGAGGAAGCGGTGGACCTGGTCGCCGCCAGCGGCGCCGACGCGTCCACGGTGCGCTTCGTCGAATCCATCGGCGAGCCGCGCACGGTGGCCAACATCATCGGCGGCATCGAATACACCATCAACAACCAGTACCTGTGCTCGGTGGGCTTCTCGGTCACGCGCGGCTCGACCAAGGGCTTCGCCACCGCCGGTCACTGCGGCTCGGCCGGCGCCACCGTGCGCATCGGCGGCGCGGTGGTGGGTTCGTTCTCGCAGTCCAACTTCCCCGGCACCGACCGCGCCTGGGTGCAGGTGGGCTCCACCCACACCCTGCTGCCCTACGTCAGCAACTACAGCGGCGGCAACGTGATCGTGCGCGGCAGCACCGAAGCGGCCACGGGCGCGGCGGTGTGCCGTTCCGGCCGCACCACCGGTTACCGCTGCGGCACCATCACCGCCAAGAACGTGACCGTGAACTATCCGCAGGGCGCGGTGTACGGC
The sequence above is a segment of the Lysobacter silvisoli genome. Coding sequences within it:
- a CDS encoding S1 family peptidase, whose amino-acid sequence is MQGSKVRRNLLSLAVAAVSVTAIGAATAADQVDSELKFAMQRDLGVMPGQLSQYLKVERIAEQQAGAAQRRFGAGYAGSWIERKADGSFGFVVATAGAQADAVPGAEVRRVRYSLRQLQAAMDQLDGNGRGRVLGISKAYSGVHSWHVDPQSNSVVVSVAPGASEEAVDLVAASGADASTVRFVESIGEPRTVANIIGGIEYTINNQYLCSVGFSVTRGSTKGFATAGHCGSAGATVRIGGAVVGSFSQSNFPGTDRAWVQVGSTHTLLPYVSNYSGGNVIVRGSTEAATGAAVCRSGRTTGYRCGTITAKNVTVNYPQGAVYGLSRSNACVGGGDSGGSWITSAGQGQGVSSGGQIPQGSNNNCGVPQAQRVTFFERLNPILSQYGLTLVRQ